The sequence GCATCGGAGAATCATTTAAAGAATCACCATAAGACGCATTTAAAGTTAATTTAGGGTAATGACCTGCTTTAGCCTCTTCAATTTGTACTTTTGCAATATCAACTGCAACTTTAGCAATTTGAAGTTCGATATTTTTATCTTCAGCTACTTTGATGAAATCATTACTTTGCTTAGTTGGGCTAACAGTAGAAAACTTAGTTGTATTAAGAGGGTTTAGTTTTGCGTGATATTTACCTGTAATTTCACGTAATTGCTCTCGAGATGTTTCAACATCATTTTTAGCTACAATTTCACGGGCAACTGCGTTATCAAATTGAGCCTGTGCTTCGTGAACATCAGTAATGGCAGTTAAACCAACTGCAAATCTTTGTTTAGTTTGTTCTAATTGACGTTCAATGGCACGTTTTTCAGCTTGAACAAATTCTAAATCATCCATATTACCTAGCACATCAAAGTAGGCGTTAGATACACGCACGATTAATGTTTGCTGTGCAAGGTCATAGCTTGCTTTAGATTGCATCGCTTGTTTTTGTGCTATGTCTAAGCCTTTCCAAGCACCTAAATCAAATAATGATTGTTGTAAGGATATGCCTCGTTTAAATAGATCTACATCGCTATCGGTTGAGTCAAATTGTAATGTATCTTCGTTAAACTCATAACCATTACTATTTGATTTATCATAACTCATTGAGAAGTTAATTGATGGTAATAAGGCGCTCATAGCTCGGTCAATACCATATGTTTGTCTATCAGCATTTGATTTTGCTTTTAATACTGTAGGATCGTTTGCCGTTGCAATTTCAAAAACTTGTAGTAAATCTTCGGCGAAAGTATTGCTTGCAGCAAAGCTACAACTTAAACCGATTAAGGCTGATAGTATTGTTTTATTCATTTTTCGCATCATGTGAGTCGCGTCCGTTATCAATTTTTCTTTATTTAATTGCAAAGATGTTAAACTGTTTTTACGTGAAATTTAAAAACTAATACGTAAAATAAGGTATTCAAGTGTAACAGAATATATTTAATTTTCTGGAACAAAGGTACAATAATATAGATTTGTGCAATAGTTATTTAGGTCTATATATGAACAATATCTCAATTTTCAAGAGCAAAGACATCGATCTTATTGAAAAAGAAGCAGTATATGATGGTTTTTTTAAAATTGAACGCTATGGATTTCGTCATAAGTTATTTGCTGGCGGCTATTCGGATCTTGTTTATCGTGAGATATTAGAGCGAGGCCATGCGGTTGCTGTTTTACCTTATGATGCTAAAACTGATAGTGTTTTATTAATTGAACAAGTACGTATTGGCGCATTAGATCCTGCTTTAGATAAATCACCTTGGTTATTAGAATGTATCGCTGGCATGGCTGATGGTTCTGATAATTATCAACAAGTTGCAATAAGAGAAGCCCAAGAAGAGGCTGGGTTAGAACTCGATGATTTAACCTTTATGATGTCTTACTTATCAAGTCCAGGCGGCACAACTGAGCGTCTCTATCTTTATATGGCACAAACTGATTTAAGCCAAGCTGGCGGATTATTTGGCTTAGATAATGAAGATGAAGATATTAAGGTACATGTAATGCCAAGAATACAAGCGATGGAATACCTTAAAAATGGCATAATTGATAACGCTGCGACTGTGATTAGTTTACAATGGTTAGCATTGAATTTAGATAAGTTTAAATCATGACTCATTTATTAAAATCTCAAAAATATATACCTAATTTGCCAGCATTTATGACTGTGTGCGAGCAAAATTATTTTCGAGTTATGAAATTAATGCCAAAAACAGAAGCTGTTGGCGATACTAGCAAGATAGATGTTGAAAAATTTTGTTACCAACTCGAGATAACTGCTACCTCTAGATTTACAACTGATATCATATTTAAACAAATCAGTAGCAATGTGATTGGCTTTATTAATCCTAAACTTTTAGTGCGTGTTTACCATGATGCCAGAATGGCTGAAGTGATTAGTCCTGATTACTTAAAACGTATTAAACCTTCAAATGAATACCCAAACCCATTAATGCATCAAAAAGATGAAAAATATCAGGTGAATGCATTTTTATTAGATTGGTTGGATCATTGTATTACTCATGGCCGTGCTAATTGTTTGTGGGATGTGAATCATGGATTGGTTTGATGATCGTTATCAAATAAATAAATCAAGTATCACAATTGCACATTTTACGGATTGTCATTTATTTGCTCACAATAGTGGTGAGTACTTTGCTGTAAATACATCACAAGCATTAAAACAAACGCTTAAAGATATCAAAACTAACAAACCCGATTTAGCTATTTTTGGTGGTGATTTAACCCAAGATCATACTATTGCGTCTTATGAGAGGTTTGTTGATTTAATTCAAAGTGAAGAATTGGATTTTCCGGTATTTTGGTTGCCAGGTAATCATGATGAATTAGAAATGTTTACAGCGGCATTTAAAGAGCAGAGTAATTTACTGAATCATAAATGCATTGATACGGCACATTTTCAAATTTTATTACTTAATAGTAAAAGTGAAACGCCATCAGGGTTTATAAGTAACACTAAATTAATGGAAATTAAAAAACAGGTAAATGGCAGTGAAAAGCCGACTATTATCTTTGCTCATCATCACCCATTAAAAGTCGAAGGTTATATAGATAAACACATATTAACCAATGGTGAGCAATTACTAACTCAGTTGAGTCAAACACATAAAGTGCCTTTGTATGTGCATGGTCATGTGCATAATGAATATGACAGAAGCTATAAAGGTATCGATATTTATGCAACGCCAGCAACATCAATTCAATTTAAAAAAAGTACAACTGATTGGCAGCAAGAAAATTTAGGAGCTGGCTATAGATTAATTAATATAAACGAGCAAGGAGAGCTTAATACACAAGTCATTTGGGTGAAAATCCATGACTAAAGCACGTGTTATATATGTACATGGGTTTAATAGTTCACCTGAATCATTTAAAGCTAAGCAATTTGGTCAATATCTTAAACAAAAATTTAATGATAGAGTAGAATACCTAGTTCCATGTTTAAATCATGAGCCATTAGCGGCATTAATTACATTAGAATCATTAATTAATGATAAAACGGTTTTAATTGGTAGTTCTTTAGGTGGTTTTTTTGCTACCTATTTATCGCAAAAATTTGGTATTAAAGCAGTTTTAGTTAATCCTGCAGTTATGCCTTTTAATTTAATGAAAACATATTTAGGCGAGCAATATAATCCGTACCAAGATTATAGCTATCAACTTGAGATGAGACATGTTACGCAATTAAAGCAGATACATATTGCAAAATTGCATCAGCCTCAATTAGTTTATTTATTACAGCAAACAGCTGATGAAGTTTTAAATTACCAAGATGCAGTAAAGTATTATGCTGATGGCAGACAAACAGTAGAATTTGGTGGCGATCATAGCTTTATAAAATTTGAGCGTCACTTTGAAAGTATTGCTAATTTTTTAGAAATAGCTTAAAAATAAAACAATTAATCAAAATAATTAATCAAAACATAATAAGTAAGAATATAGCAATTATGAGTGAACAAGATTATAACGCAGGGTCAATTGAAGTATTAAATGGCCTAGATCCAGTAAAACACAGACCTGGTATGTATACCGATACCACGCGGCCTAACCATTTAGGTCAAGAGGTTATCGATAATAGTGTTGATGAAGCTCTCGCAGGGCATGCTAGTAAAATTGATGTTATTTTACATACTGATAATTCTTTGGAAATTGTGGATGACGGTCGAGGAATGCCTACTGATATTCATCCAGAAGAAGGTATTCCTGCTGTAGAACTTATTTTTGTTAAATTGCATGCTGGTGGTAAATTTTCAAATAAAAATTACCAATTTTCAGGTGGTTTACACGGGGTAGGCATCTCAGTAGTTAATGCATTATCGACGCGTGTTGAAGTAACTGTAAAGCGTGAAGGCAATCAATATCAAATGGCCTTTGAAAATGGTGATAAAGTTGAAGATTTATCAATCACAGGCACTGTAGGAAAAAGAAATACAGGTACTAGCGTACATTTTTGGCCTGATCCAAAATACTTCGATTCTGCTAATTTTTCTGTTTTAAAGCTAACACACTTACTAAAAGCAAAAGCTGTTTTATGCCCAGGTTTGAAAATTCGTTTTATCAATAAACAAACCAAAGAAACGCTTGAATGGGAATATGCCGCTGGCTTAGAAGATTATTTAAAAGAGGCTGTTAAAGGTTTTGATTGTTTACCTGAGCAACCTTTCATTGGTAACTTTAATAGTGAGACTGAAGGCGCTGAATGGGCTGTTGTTTGGTTACCAGAAGGTGGAGAAGGCATTGCTGAAAGTTATGTAAACTTAATTCCAACTGCGCAAGGCGGTACACATGTAAATGGTTTACGCCAAGGTCTTTTAGAGGCGATGCGTGAGTTTTGTGAGTTTAGAAACCTATTACCGCGCGGTGTAAAGCTGACACCTGATGATATTTGGGATAAATGTAATTATATTTTGTCGGTTAAAATGCAAGATCCGCAATTTGCCGGGCAAACCAAAGAGAAACTATCATCTCGTGTGTGTGCCGCATTTGTAGCAGGTGTTGTAAAAGATGCATTTAGCCTATGGTTAAACGAACATACAGATAAAGCTGATTTACTTGCTGAATTATGTATTTCAAATGCGCAAAAACGTATGCGAGCAGCTAAAAAAGTTGTTCGTAAAAAAATTACATCAGGCCCTGCATTACCAGGTAAGTTAACCGATTGTTCAGCCAATGATGTTGAACGAACTGAACTATTTTTAGTGGAAGGTGACTCTGCAGGTGGTTCAGCAAAACAAGCTCGAGATCGTGATTTTCAAGCGATAATGCCGCTTCGAGGTAAAATTTTAAATACGTGGGAAGTCGATTCTGGCCAAATATTAGCATCAGAAGAAGTACATAATATCTCTGTAGCCATAGGCATGGATCCAGATTCAACCGATTTATCACAATTACGTTACGGTAAAATATGTATCCTAGCGGATGCCGATTCAGATGGTTTACATATCGCCACTTTATTATGTGCGTTATTTATGATGCACTTTAGAGTATTGCTTGAAAAAGGCCATATCTATGTAGCCATGCCACCACTATATCGTATTGATATTGGTAAAGAAGTTTATTATGCCCTTGATGAAGATGAAAAAGATGGCATATTAGATCGCATTGCAGCAGAGAAAAAACGCGGAAAAGTGAATGTACAGCGATTCAAAGGTTTGGGTGAAATGAACCCATTACAGTTAAGAGAAACAACCATGGATCCAAATACCCGTCGTTTAGTACAACTTACTTTAGATGACGAAGGCAATACCATTGAATTAATGGATATGTTGTTAGCGAAAAAACGCGCCAGTGACAGAAAACAATGGCTTGAATCTAGTGGCGATCGAGCAGAAGTATAAATTAGCTGTAAAGCTTTATTAAAGATCACAGAGCGGCGTTTTGTGTTTTAGTACTCAGAATAAAAAAGTTAAAGAGAATAAATAACAATGACTGATGCAACAGATTTAAGTTTGCAAGGCATAGAACAACAATCAATGGGGCGCTTTACTGAAGACGCTTATCTTAATTATTCCATGTACGTGATCATGGATCGTGCATTGCCACATATTGGTGATGGCCTAAAACCTGTGCAACGTCGTATTGTATATGCGATGAGTGAATTAGGTTTATCTGCAGCTGCAAAATATAAAAAATCAGCGCGTACTGTAGGTGATGTATTAGGTAAGTTTCACCCTCATGGTGATAGTGCATGTTATGAAGCTATGGTTTTAATGGCGCAACCTTTTTCTTATCGCTATCCATTAGTCGATGGGCAAGGTAACTGGGGTGCCCCAGATGATCCTAAGTCATTTGCTGCTATGCGTTATACCGAAGCGCGTTTATCTAAATTTTCTGAAGTATTACTGAAAGAATTAGGCCAAGGAACAGTTGATTGGACGCCTAACTTTGACGGTACCATGAAAGAACCTGTTGTTTTACCTGCACGTTTACCACATATATTATTGAATGGTATTACAGGTATTGCTGTTGGTATGGCAACTGATATACCACCGCATAATGTTAGAGAAGTCGCACAAGCATGTTGTTTATTATTAGATAAACCTAAAACTGAACTTGATGATGTTTTAGAGCTAGTTCAAGCGCCTGATTATCCTACTGATGCAGAAATCATCACGCCAAAAGCAGATCTAAAGAAAATTTACCAAACAGGTAAAGGCTCTGTGAAAATGCGCGCTGTTTATGAAGAAGAAGATGGCGACATAGTGATCACAGCCTTACCGCATCAATGTTCTGGCGGTAAAGTTTTAGAGCAAATTGCAGCGCAAATGTTAGCTAAAAAGCTGCCTATGGTTGCAGATTTACGTGATGAATCAGATCATGAAAATCCAACACGTATTGTGATCATGTTACGCTCAAATCGCGTTAAAGTTGAGCCTTTAATGTCGCATTTATTTGCTTCAACTGATTTAGAAAAAAGCTATCGTGTTAATTTAAACATGTTAGGTTTAAATGGTCGCCCACAAGTTAAAGATTTAAAAACTATTTTATCAGAATGGCTGGTATTTAGACGTGAAACAGTGCGCAGGAAACTACAATACCGTTTAGATAAAGTATTAGCTCGCTTACATATTTTAGAAGCTTTATTAGTCGCGTTTTTAAATATTGATGAAGTGATTGAAATCATTCGAACAGAAGATAAACCAAAACCAGTATTAATGACGCGTTTTGATCTGACGGATATTCAAGCTGAAGCGATTTTAGAATTAAAACTTCGCCACCTTGCTAAGTTAGAAGAATTTAAAATTACAGGTGAGCAAGACGAGTTAGCAAAAGAGCGTGATAAATTAGAGCTGACTTTAGGTTCTGAGCGTCGCATGTCTACTCTAATCAAAAAAGAAATCATTGAAGCTGCTGAGCTTTACGGCGATGACAGACGTTCACCTGTTGTTGAGCGTCATGAAGCAAAAGCAATGAGCGAAAAAGATTTAATCCCTTCTGAAGCGGTTACTGTAGTGTTGTCAGATAAAGGTTGGGCACGTTGTGCTAAAGGTCATGATATTGATGCGCAAGGACTCAATTATCGCTCAGGTGATGAATATAGGGCTTCAGCTAAAGGGCGTAGTAACCAGCCTGCAATATTCTTAGATTCAGCTGGACGGGCTTATACTTTAGATGCCCATGGTTTACCGTCTGCGCGTAGTCAAGGAGAGCCTTTAACAGGGCGATTTAATCTTGCCGCAGGCGTGAATTTTGAACATGTATTAATGGCTGAGAACGAAAGCATGTTTTTAATGGCCTCTGATGGCGGTTATGGTTTTGTAACGTCTTTTAGTGATTTAGTGAGTAAAAATAAAAGCGGTAAGGCACTCGTCAGTGTTCCTGAAGCTGCATTATTAATGACACCAAATAAAGTGAATGATATTGCCACAGACATGTGTATGGCCATTTCGAATGAAGGACGTATGCTGTTATTCCCATTACGAGATCTACCTAAACTTGGCAAAGGTAAAGGCAATAAAATTATTTCAATACCCACTGCCAGAGTTAAAACACGAGAAGAGTTTGTAAAAGTACTTGCTGTTGTGCCCGCTAATAGCCATGTTACTTTACTTGCAGGTAAACGTAAGCTCACGCTAAAACCAACAGATCTTGAACATTATTATGGTGATCGTGGTCGCAGAGGTAATAAATTACCAAGAGGCCTGCAACGTGTAGACGCAGTTGAAATTGAGCAACTGCAGGCACAAACAAATGAATCTGAAGTAACTGACGATAAATAGTGTCTCCTTTCAAAACACTTAATAAATTATAAACCCCGCAAGGGGTTTTTATTTGCCTAAAAATTTTGGTTTAAAGCTTACACTTGTAAGCTAAAACATGCTTTTTTTATTAAATAGGGTATACTGCCCGCGAATATTTTATTTGTATTTTTTGCTGAGGGTTTTCATTTGTTAGCTGCTATCCGATTATTATTAATTGCTTTATTTATATTAATAAGTGGGTTACTGGGGTTATTAATGTGCATTATCGTGCCATTTCACCCAAATCATGTTCATCGTTGTGCCACTTGGTATAGCCAAATTGCTAAATTATTAGGCGTTAAAATTGAAATCATTAATGCACCTGATGAGTCAAAAAGTAATTCAGTAGTGTATGTTGCAAATCATCAAAATAGCTATGATATTTTCACGATAACAGCTGCTGTGCCACAAAGAACGGTAAGTATAGGTAAAAAAAGCTTAAAGTGGATCCCGTTTTTTGGCCAATTATATTGGTTATCAGGTAATATCTTAATAGATCGTAAAAATAGAACAAAAGCAGCGGGTACAATTAGTAAAGCCGCCAACAAAATAAAACAAAAAAACCTATCAGTTTGGATGTTTGCTGAAGGTACGAGAAGTTACGGTAGAGGTTTATTACCTTTAAAAACAGGCGCTTTTCATACAGCATTGCAAGCTGATGTGCCTGTTGTTCCTGTATGTATGAGTACTACACATAAAAAAATCAATTTGAATCGCTGGAATAATGGCACTATATATATTGAGTTTTTAGATCCGATTATTTTAAATAAAGAATCTAGTGTACGCACGCAAGCGAATGAAGTTCATGCTATCATGGATAGTAAGATCAAACAGCTTGATACTTTGTAATCAATAGCTGAAAATAAATTGAAAATATAAGAGTGAAATAAATGGAAAACTGGCGTGAAATAAGTGAAGACATCGTAGATTCATTATTGGAAGATGGTTCTGATCCTGAAGTACTTTATGAAGTGGAACATCACTTTGTATGTGATGACTTTAAACGTCTAGAAACAGCTGCATTAGAAGCTTTTAAATTTGGTTATGACGTTGAAGATCCAGCAGAACTTGAGCTTGAAGATGGCGGTAAAGTGTGGGGTTTCGACATCGTTGTTGAAGCTGAGCTCAATGTAGATGTAATAATGGAAGATGTTGATAAACTGTCAGCATTAGCCAAAGAAATGGATGTAGAATACGATGGTTGGGGCACTTACTTCCAAGAGTAATCGATACCAATTCTAATAAATACATGCTCATTTATATTTGATCATTAACTCATCAGAATTGGTATATTTAAATTGAGCAACATATCTTGTTGCTCAATGAATCTTTCTCACCTTTAATCCTCTATAAAACCAATACTAAAGTCTCATTTTTAGTTTAAATACTAGACAGTCCCCATTCTCAATGTTAAATTCGGGTAAATTTTTTGTGTTTCATTAATTGAAAATTCATTCCTCTAATAGAAGTCGTTTATGCTTAAAGCCTTATCTATATCTGAATTACGTCCAGGGATGTTTGTAAAAAATGTAAGTAAACAAAAGAAAAAGCTAAAGATTAAAACCCATGGTTGGGTACGTAGCCAAGCATTAATAGACAAGCTCAAAAGTGAAGGCATTCTTGAGGTGATTGTAGACTTTACTCAATCTGAAATTGCACAAGACAACACTGAAACAGATATAGATAAAACATCAGAAGCTGACATCAAAGCAGCACCTAGCAAAGAAAACCGTAAATCAAAAAAGAAACCTATCCAAGAAGATATAAGCTTAGATAAAGAGTTCTCAAAGGCCTGTATTGCGTATGATCAAGGGCTAAATAAAGTTAGAACCATACATCAAGATATTGCTGCAGGTATGCAAGTTGATATCAATATGCTCAATGATGTAGCTAATGACATTGTTGATTCTGTATTTAGAAATGAAGATGCAATGGCTGTACTTACTAGGTTAAGGGATAAAAATGCCTATCCTTGGCGTCATACGATTAATACCGCGATTCTTATTTCTGTTTTTGCACGTTATTTGAAGTATTCAAAACAAGCTGTATTTCAATTGGCTATGGGGGCTTTATTGCATGATTTAGGTCAAGCAAAAGTACCACAAGGTGTTATTAATAAACTTGGCAAACTCAATGAACTTGAAACTAAAGCCATGAAAAAGCACGTGGCACAAGGATTCAATTTATGTAAAGGGCAAAAAGGGGTCACCCCAGTAATGCTAGATATGATCATCAATCATCATGAAAGATTGGATGGTAGTGGTTACCCTAGAGGCATTAAAGAAGATAAATTAAGTAAAACAGCACGTATGATCGCAATTGTTGATGCTTATGATGCTATGACAGCTGATAGAGTGTTTAAGCAAGGGTTAGAGCCAATTAGTGTCTTAAGACATTTATTAGGTCAAAAAGATAAATACGATACATTACTAGTGCAACAGTTTATAAAGTGCATGGGCGTTCACCCGGTAGGTTCAATTGTAAAATTAACATCAGATAGACTTGCTATCGTGATCGAAGGCAATAAAAGTAATCCAATTCGGCCTAAAGTGAAAGTGTTTTATAATGCAAAACACAATCACTATATAACAAGTAAAGATGTACATTTAGCTTCTGAAGATACATCTTTAAAAATAACATCAGGCATTAGACCACAAGATCATCAAATAAATTTGAGTCGCCTTTTGAAAGAGCAGCTGATTGCTTAACTGCTTTATTTATCTTTTTATTTGTTGAAAATAAAGTAGGTAAAGAGAAAATAGCCGTTAAGTGAGAACCTATCATAAGTAACCAGCATAAAGTGCCTAAAGCACTGCCTAAACTAATCGAAAACGCACCCAGAGAAAAACAAGTAAACGCGATACCAACAAACCAATAACGTGTCATTCTATTATCATGATCTAATAATTCTCTTGTTGCGTAATAAATACTTCTTTTAAAAGTATGAACAGCAACTAAACTGCTACTTATGGCAAACAATAAAATGACTATATCCATGACTAAAGCTTCCTTTTATCTCTGAATGAAAATGAGTGTTAATAATATTACATAAAAACCACTTTGTAAATGATAATTATTATCATTTAGTGTTTTTTTATTAGGATAAATACACTATTTCTTAACAAAACAGGGCTTTCGGTCACTTTAAGTTACAGTTACCGTCGGTAATATCAGGTAGGCTAGGATTCACACAGATTATATCTATAGGTTTAAATTGATAACA is a genomic window of Pseudoalteromonas sp. '520P1 No. 423' containing:
- the tolC gene encoding outer membrane channel protein TolC, whose amino-acid sequence is MNKTILSALIGLSCSFAASNTFAEDLLQVFEIATANDPTVLKAKSNADRQTYGIDRAMSALLPSINFSMSYDKSNSNGYEFNEDTLQFDSTDSDVDLFKRGISLQQSLFDLGAWKGLDIAQKQAMQSKASYDLAQQTLIVRVSNAYFDVLGNMDDLEFVQAEKRAIERQLEQTKQRFAVGLTAITDVHEAQAQFDNAVAREIVAKNDVETSREQLREITGKYHAKLNPLNTTKFSTVSPTKQSNDFIKVAEDKNIELQIAKVAVDIAKVQIEEAKAGHYPKLTLNASYGDSLNDSPMPRTDGTSVGLSFAVPIYSGGATQAAVNQASAYFVGSSEDLEATHRSVTRNVRTSYNQVVSDIATYKALEQAVVSAQSALQATEAGFEVGTRTIVDVLLSTRNLFDAKRNLSAVRYRYVVSTLSLKQAAGTLNKADIEAINRGLN
- a CDS encoding NUDIX domain-containing protein; the encoded protein is MNNISIFKSKDIDLIEKEAVYDGFFKIERYGFRHKLFAGGYSDLVYREILERGHAVAVLPYDAKTDSVLLIEQVRIGALDPALDKSPWLLECIAGMADGSDNYQQVAIREAQEEAGLELDDLTFMMSYLSSPGGTTERLYLYMAQTDLSQAGGLFGLDNEDEDIKVHVMPRIQAMEYLKNGIIDNAATVISLQWLALNLDKFKS
- a CDS encoding DUF1249 domain-containing protein, giving the protein MTHLLKSQKYIPNLPAFMTVCEQNYFRVMKLMPKTEAVGDTSKIDVEKFCYQLEITATSRFTTDIIFKQISSNVIGFINPKLLVRVYHDARMAEVISPDYLKRIKPSNEYPNPLMHQKDEKYQVNAFLLDWLDHCITHGRANCLWDVNHGLV
- a CDS encoding metallophosphoesterase produces the protein MDWFDDRYQINKSSITIAHFTDCHLFAHNSGEYFAVNTSQALKQTLKDIKTNKPDLAIFGGDLTQDHTIASYERFVDLIQSEELDFPVFWLPGNHDELEMFTAAFKEQSNLLNHKCIDTAHFQILLLNSKSETPSGFISNTKLMEIKKQVNGSEKPTIIFAHHHPLKVEGYIDKHILTNGEQLLTQLSQTHKVPLYVHGHVHNEYDRSYKGIDIYATPATSIQFKKSTTDWQQENLGAGYRLININEQGELNTQVIWVKIHD
- a CDS encoding YqiA/YcfP family alpha/beta fold hydrolase; this encodes MTKARVIYVHGFNSSPESFKAKQFGQYLKQKFNDRVEYLVPCLNHEPLAALITLESLINDKTVLIGSSLGGFFATYLSQKFGIKAVLVNPAVMPFNLMKTYLGEQYNPYQDYSYQLEMRHVTQLKQIHIAKLHQPQLVYLLQQTADEVLNYQDAVKYYADGRQTVEFGGDHSFIKFERHFESIANFLEIA
- the parE gene encoding DNA topoisomerase IV subunit B, producing MSEQDYNAGSIEVLNGLDPVKHRPGMYTDTTRPNHLGQEVIDNSVDEALAGHASKIDVILHTDNSLEIVDDGRGMPTDIHPEEGIPAVELIFVKLHAGGKFSNKNYQFSGGLHGVGISVVNALSTRVEVTVKREGNQYQMAFENGDKVEDLSITGTVGKRNTGTSVHFWPDPKYFDSANFSVLKLTHLLKAKAVLCPGLKIRFINKQTKETLEWEYAAGLEDYLKEAVKGFDCLPEQPFIGNFNSETEGAEWAVVWLPEGGEGIAESYVNLIPTAQGGTHVNGLRQGLLEAMREFCEFRNLLPRGVKLTPDDIWDKCNYILSVKMQDPQFAGQTKEKLSSRVCAAFVAGVVKDAFSLWLNEHTDKADLLAELCISNAQKRMRAAKKVVRKKITSGPALPGKLTDCSANDVERTELFLVEGDSAGGSAKQARDRDFQAIMPLRGKILNTWEVDSGQILASEEVHNISVAIGMDPDSTDLSQLRYGKICILADADSDGLHIATLLCALFMMHFRVLLEKGHIYVAMPPLYRIDIGKEVYYALDEDEKDGILDRIAAEKKRGKVNVQRFKGLGEMNPLQLRETTMDPNTRRLVQLTLDDEGNTIELMDMLLAKKRASDRKQWLESSGDRAEV
- the parC gene encoding DNA topoisomerase IV subunit A, translating into MTDATDLSLQGIEQQSMGRFTEDAYLNYSMYVIMDRALPHIGDGLKPVQRRIVYAMSELGLSAAAKYKKSARTVGDVLGKFHPHGDSACYEAMVLMAQPFSYRYPLVDGQGNWGAPDDPKSFAAMRYTEARLSKFSEVLLKELGQGTVDWTPNFDGTMKEPVVLPARLPHILLNGITGIAVGMATDIPPHNVREVAQACCLLLDKPKTELDDVLELVQAPDYPTDAEIITPKADLKKIYQTGKGSVKMRAVYEEEDGDIVITALPHQCSGGKVLEQIAAQMLAKKLPMVADLRDESDHENPTRIVIMLRSNRVKVEPLMSHLFASTDLEKSYRVNLNMLGLNGRPQVKDLKTILSEWLVFRRETVRRKLQYRLDKVLARLHILEALLVAFLNIDEVIEIIRTEDKPKPVLMTRFDLTDIQAEAILELKLRHLAKLEEFKITGEQDELAKERDKLELTLGSERRMSTLIKKEIIEAAELYGDDRRSPVVERHEAKAMSEKDLIPSEAVTVVLSDKGWARCAKGHDIDAQGLNYRSGDEYRASAKGRSNQPAIFLDSAGRAYTLDAHGLPSARSQGEPLTGRFNLAAGVNFEHVLMAENESMFLMASDGGYGFVTSFSDLVSKNKSGKALVSVPEAALLMTPNKVNDIATDMCMAISNEGRMLLFPLRDLPKLGKGKGNKIISIPTARVKTREEFVKVLAVVPANSHVTLLAGKRKLTLKPTDLEHYYGDRGRRGNKLPRGLQRVDAVEIEQLQAQTNESEVTDDK
- a CDS encoding 1-acylglycerol-3-phosphate O-acyltransferase — encoded protein: MLAAIRLLLIALFILISGLLGLLMCIIVPFHPNHVHRCATWYSQIAKLLGVKIEIINAPDESKSNSVVYVANHQNSYDIFTITAAVPQRTVSIGKKSLKWIPFFGQLYWLSGNILIDRKNRTKAAGTISKAANKIKQKNLSVWMFAEGTRSYGRGLLPLKTGAFHTALQADVPVVPVCMSTTHKKINLNRWNNGTIYIEFLDPIILNKESSVRTQANEVHAIMDSKIKQLDTL
- the rraB gene encoding ribonuclease E inhibitor RraB — its product is MENWREISEDIVDSLLEDGSDPEVLYEVEHHFVCDDFKRLETAALEAFKFGYDVEDPAELELEDGGKVWGFDIVVEAELNVDVIMEDVDKLSALAKEMDVEYDGWGTYFQE
- a CDS encoding HD-GYP domain-containing protein translates to MLKALSISELRPGMFVKNVSKQKKKLKIKTHGWVRSQALIDKLKSEGILEVIVDFTQSEIAQDNTETDIDKTSEADIKAAPSKENRKSKKKPIQEDISLDKEFSKACIAYDQGLNKVRTIHQDIAAGMQVDINMLNDVANDIVDSVFRNEDAMAVLTRLRDKNAYPWRHTINTAILISVFARYLKYSKQAVFQLAMGALLHDLGQAKVPQGVINKLGKLNELETKAMKKHVAQGFNLCKGQKGVTPVMLDMIINHHERLDGSGYPRGIKEDKLSKTARMIAIVDAYDAMTADRVFKQGLEPISVLRHLLGQKDKYDTLLVQQFIKCMGVHPVGSIVKLTSDRLAIVIEGNKSNPIRPKVKVFYNAKHNHYITSKDVHLASEDTSLKITSGIRPQDHQINLSRLLKEQLIA